A DNA window from Drosophila pseudoobscura strain MV-25-SWS-2005 chromosome 2, UCI_Dpse_MV25, whole genome shotgun sequence contains the following coding sequences:
- the ATP8B gene encoding phospholipid-transporting ATPase ID isoform X10, which translates to MGTKTQPQQAKENERRIRANDKEFNLQYKYHNNYIKTSKYSVFTFLPFNLLEQFQRLANFYFLCLLVLQLIPAISSLTPVTTAIPLIGVLTLTAVKDAYDDIQRHLSDSQVNNRKSKTLRNGKLVDAKWSEVQVGDVIRLDNNQFVAADILLLTTSEPNGLCFIETAELDGETNLKAKQCLTETIELGDHHDALWNFNGEILCERPNNLLNKFDGTLIWRNQRFALDNEKILLRGCVLRNTQWCYGVVVFAGVDTKLMQNSGKTQFKSTGVDRLLNFIIIGIVLFLVSICALFAVGCAIWEGLIGQHFQVYLPWEHIIPKDYIPSGATVIGLLVFFSYAIVLNTVVPISLYVSVEVIRFIQSFLINWDEEMYYARTNTYAKARTTTLNEELGQIQYIFSDKTGTLTQNIMTFNKCSINGRTYGDVIDLRTGEPIEVTEALQCVDFSANPHHESDFRWYDRTLLDAVRSDEEHSHVFFRLLALCHTVMAETVEGKLEYQAQSPDEAALVAAARNFGFVFRSRTPNSITIEVMGRKEEYELLNILDFNNVRKRMSVILRRGNTVVLYCKGADNVIYDRLHGGQEDLKARTQDHLNKFAGEGLRTLVLAERRLTEQYYKNWRTRQQEAALAMDSREERLNEIYEEIESDMQLVGVTAIEDKLQDGVPKAIANLQSAGIKIWVLTGDKQETAINIGYSCQLLTDELADVFIVDGNSVEEVEKQLRQFKESIKIYNRFRPGGTEALYNSDSNMDPLSVTMTQTSVFMHESSNPPTPPPPPAISVVTFRWDDKNKDKKGGPDSAECNDLFGDEKRSLDDGAASIVIDETTGFALVVNGHSLVHCLSPELEIKFLDIASQCKAVICCRVTPLQKALVVELIKRAKNAVTLAIGDGANDVSMIKAAHIGVGISGQEGLQAVLSSDYAIAQFRYLERLLLVHGRWSYYRMCKFLRYFFYKNFAFTLCHCWYSLFCGFSAQTVFDPMFISVYNLFYTSLPVLSLGIFEQDVSDKNSVEYPRLYTPGLRSELFNIREFIYSVLHGAFTSLVLFLIPYGVYKDGVSQNGYILSDHMTLGAVVATILIVDNTAQISLYTSYWTIVNHITIWGSLVWYFVLDYFYNYVIGGPYVGSLTQAIKDLTFWMTMLITVMVLVAPVLAYKYYLLDVHPSLSDKIRQKSLKKIHSRASSDVRRTPSSRRGRRSVRSGYAFAHQEGFGRLITSGKIMHKMPQDFAFPLGLGTKKTQALHNNLASADQTKASNSSGHHMGNNNNTNQRHNQNQNHSSMADISAEGRAADAGGSGANDDISPRAPCQDLDTINL; encoded by the exons ATGGGCACAAAAACTCAACCGCAACAGGCCAAAG AGAACGAACGCAGAATCCGCGCCAATGACAAAGAGTTTAATCTTCAGTACAAATATCAT AACAACTACATCAAGACCTCCAAGTATTCGGTGTTCACCTTCCTGCCCTTCAATCTGTTGGAGCAGTTCCAGCGTTTGGCCAACTTTTATTTCCTCTGTCTGCTGGTCCTCCAACTGATTCCTGCAATCTCCTCACTCACGCCCGTCACAACAGCTATACCTCTGATTGGAGTACTCACTCTGACAGCTGTCAAAGATGCCTATGATGACATT CAACGACATCTATCCGACTCGCAGGTCAACAATCGCAAGTCGAAGACCCTGAGGAATGGCAAACTGGTGGATGCCAAGTGGTCGGAGGTCCAGGTGGGCGATGTCATCCGCCTGGACAACAATCAGTTTGTGGCCGCCGATATCCTGCTGCTGACCACATCGGAGCCCAACGGTTTGTGCTTCATTGAGACGGCGGAACTGGATGGGGAGACCAATCTGAAGGCCAAACAATGCCTAACGGAAACCATCGAGCTGGGGGATCATCATGATGCGCTGTGGAACTTTAATGGCGAGATTCTCTGCGAGAGACCCAACAATCTCCTGAACAAGTTCGATGGCACTCTGATCTGGCGCAATCAGCGATTCGCACTGGACAATGAGAAGATTCTGCTGAGAGGTTGTGTGCTGCGAAACACCCAATGGTGCTATGGCGTTGTGGTCTTTGCCGGAGTGGACACCAAACTCATGCAGAACTCTGGAAAGACGCAGTTTAAGAGTACAGGCGTGGATCGCCTGCTTAACTTTATCATCATAGGG ATTGTTCTCTTTCTGGTGTCGATCTGTGCCTTATTTGCCGTTGGCTGCGCCATCTGGGAGGGTCTGATAGGACAGCATTTTCAGGTGTATTTGCCCTGGGAGCATATCATACCCAAAGACTATATACCCTCGGGGGCCACAGTCATTGGATTGCTTGTTTTCTTCTCGTATGCCATAGTCTTAAACACTGTTGTGCCAATCTCGCTCTACGTTTCAGTAGAG GTAATACGCTTTATACAGTCGTTTCTCATCAACTGGGATGAGGAAATGTATTATGCACGCACCAATACTTATGCCAAAGCCCGCACCACCACGCTCAACGAGGAGCTGGGCCAGATACAGTACATATTCTCGGACAAGACGGGCACTCTCACCCAGAACATCATGACATTCAACAAGTGCAGCATCAATGGGCGCACCTATGGCGATGTGATTGACTTGCGAACGGGAGAACCCATCGAAGTCACTGAG GCCCTGCAATGCGTCGACTTCTCAGCCAATCCTCATCACGAGAGCGACTTTCGCTGGTACGATCGCACGCTGCTGGATGCAGTTCGCTCGGATGAGGAGCATTCCCACGTATTTTTTCGTCTGTTGGCCCTCTGTCATACAGTCATGGCGGAGACCGTAGAGGGGAAGCTGGAGTACCAGGCCCAGAGTCCCGATGAGGCGGCTCTCGTGGCGGCAGCCCGCAATTTTGGTTTTGTATTTCGCTCACGAACACCAAACAGTATTACCATCGAGGTGATGGGTCGAAAGGAG GAATACGAGCTCCTCAATATTCTAGATTTCAACAATGTCCGCAAGCGTATGTCTGTGATCCTTCGACGAGGCAACACCGTGGTGCTATACTGCAAGGGAGCGGACAATGTGATATACGATCGATTGCATGGCGGCCAAGAAGATCTAAAAGCCCGCACACAAGATCACCTGAAT AAATTTGCTGGCGAGGGTCTACGCACTCTGGTCCTGGCCGAGCGGCGTCTCACCGAACAGTACTACAAGAACTGGCGGACTCGGCAGCAGGAGGCCGCCTTGGCCATGGACTCGCGCGAAGAGAGGTTGAATGAGATATACGAAGAGATCGAGAGCGATATGCAGCTGGTGGGCGTGACGGCCATTGAGGACAAACTGCAGGACGGGGTGCCCAAGGCTATTGCAAATCTACAAAGTGCAGGGATAAAGATATGGGTTTTAACAGGAGACAAGCAGG AAACGGCCATCAATATTGGGTACTCCTGCCAGCTGCTGACGGATGAGCTGGCGGATGTCTTCATAGTGGATGGAAATTCCGTGGAAGAGGTGGAAAAGCAATTGAGACAGTTTAAAGAATCTATCAAGATATACAATCGATTTCGACCAGGAG GAACCGAAGCCCTTTACAATAGCGACAGCAACATGGATCCGCTGAGCGTGACCATGACACAGACCTCGGTCTTTATGCACGAATCGAGCAATCCGCccacgccgccgccaccgcccgCCATATCGGTGGTTACCTTTAGGTGGGATGACAAAAATAAGGATAAGAAGGGCGGACCGGACAG CGCCGAGTGCAACGATTTGTTTGGGGATGAGAAGAGGAGCTTAGATGATGGTGCTGCCTCCATAGTGATAGATGAGACCACTGGCTTTGCTTTGGTCGTTAATGGACACTCACTGGTTCATTGTCTGTCGCCGGAATTGGAGATCAA ATTCCTGGACATTGCCTCACAGTGCAAAGCGGTTATCTGTTGCCGGGTTACTCCGCTGCAGAAGGCTCTGGTCGTGGAACTTATTAAGCGTGCCAAAAATGCCGTCACCCTGGCCATAGGCGATGGTGCCAATGATGTATCGATGATAAAGG CTGCTCATATAGGTGTGGGCATATCGGGTCAGGAGGGCCTTCAGGCTGTTTTATCCAGCGACTATGCCATTGCCCAGTTCCGGTATCTAGAGAGGCTCTTGCTGGTCCATGGTCGTTGGTCCTACTATCGGATGTGCAAGTTTCTGCGCTACTTTTTCTACAAGAACTTTGCATTTACTCTGTGCCATTGCTGGTATTCGCTATTCTGCGGCTTCAGTGCTCAG ACCGTTTTCGATCCCATGTTCATATCGGTGTATAATCTGTTCTACACTTCGCTGCCGGTTTTATCTTTGGGGATCTTCGAGCAGGACGTATCGGATAAGAACAGCGTGGAATATCCGCGTCTCTATACGCCGGGTCTTAGGAGTGAACTCTTTAATATACGTGAATTTATATACAGCGTGCTGCATGGCGCCTTTACCTCTCTTGTCCTGTTTCTGATACCCTATGGCGTCTATAAGGATGGTGTCTCCCAAAATGGTTATATATTGAGCGATCACATGACCCTGGGAGCCGTTGTGGCCACTATACTCATTGTGGATAATACAGCACAG ATCTCTCTATACACTTCTTATTGGACCATCGTGAATCACATAACAATTTGGGGCAGCTTGGTCTGGTATTTTGTGCTGGATTACTTCTATAATTATGTCATTGGCGGGCCTTATGTGGGCTCGTTGACTCAGGCTATAAAGGATCTTACTTTTTGGATGACAATGTTGATAACGGTAATGGTACTCGTGGCTCCTGTGTTGGCGTACAAGTATTATCTTCTCGATGTCCATCCAAGTTTGTCGGATAAG ATCCGCCAAAAATCCTTAAAGAAGATCCATTCGAGAGCCTCCAGCGATGTGCGACGTACTCCATCCTCACGTCGTGGACGTCGCTCTGTACGCTCTGGTTATGCCTTTGCTCATCAG GAGGGTTTTGGACGTCTCATCACCTCGGGCAAGATCATGCACAAGATGCCGCAGGACTTTGCCTTTCCTCTGGGCTTGGGCACGAAGAAGACTCAGGCCCTGCACAACAATCTGGCCTCTGCAGATCAGACCAAGGCCAGCAATTCTTCGGGTCACCACAtgggcaacaacaacaataccaATCAGCGGCACAATCAGAACCAGAATCATTCATCGATGGCGGATATAAGTGCCGAAGGACGTGCGGCAGATGCAGGTGGCAGTGGCGCCAATGATGATATAAGTCCTCGGGCGCCCTGCCAAGATCTGGATACAATTAATCTGTAA